One part of the Parabacteroides distasonis ATCC 8503 genome encodes these proteins:
- a CDS encoding alpha/beta hydrolase family protein: protein MKTNHLFSALLSLALICPGIAQETHYQRPPAVIEEVALAKLSPIIRISDNNQWALQLERSPYRSIAKLAQPELKLAGMRISPETFNTSRQAEYTGASLMNIATQEEIKIEGIPDNAVITEASFSPSSNKVALFVEEANGVYLYNCTPEQPVAQKVSTRKINATSGAEILWISDNEFITLMVPENRGKAPEKPTVPSGPIIQESTGKVMPARTYQDLLKNPYDEQLFDYYFTSQLVRIKEGIVYEIGKPAIYGSTLSLSPDKSLLLIATVHRPYSYQVPVYNFPQKFELIDLQGNSIYTLADNPTVNIPMGYDTTSPYPRQFGWRSDQPATVYWAEAQDKGDPKQNKTDFMDIIYQISYPFNSEKQEVAKTEKRFRNILWNDDAFALLIETSRETRKNRTFTFKPCSSESPVLLFDVSTDDNYNNPGNPLTIKNAYGKYIVYTNKAHNELLMLAQGASSKGDMPYLSRYNLKTKKNTELWRCEDGYYETILKVANPEKLQLITSRQSITEPANLCSRDLKKKKFAQLTHFANPYPAMANVSKQKIKYKRADGLDLTATVYLPAGYDKAKDGPLPVLMWAYPREYKSKAEASQVRGSQYMFTNINYGSPVYWVLRGFCIMENVEMPIVSTSEGAEPNDDFIEQLTMNAEAAVKVISEMGVGDPNRVAVGGHSYGAFMTANLLTHTKLFKAGIARSGAYNRTLTPFGFQTETRTYWEVPEIYNAMSPFMSADKLHGALLIIHGEMDNNSGTFPIQSERLFSALKGHGAIARYVVLPYESHGYAAKENILHLLYECDLWLDRYVKNAKK from the coding sequence ATGAAAACAAATCATTTATTTTCAGCTCTGCTCTCTTTAGCGCTTATATGTCCTGGAATAGCGCAAGAAACACATTATCAACGTCCTCCAGCCGTAATAGAGGAAGTGGCCCTAGCCAAATTATCCCCGATCATCCGAATTAGTGATAACAATCAGTGGGCACTCCAGTTAGAGCGTTCCCCGTACCGGTCTATCGCCAAGCTTGCGCAACCGGAGCTTAAATTAGCGGGAATGCGTATCAGTCCCGAAACATTCAATACGAGCCGGCAAGCCGAATATACGGGTGCCAGTTTAATGAACATCGCTACTCAAGAAGAAATCAAGATTGAAGGAATTCCTGACAACGCGGTAATCACAGAAGCCTCATTCTCTCCTTCATCCAATAAGGTAGCTCTATTCGTGGAAGAAGCGAATGGCGTATATCTTTATAACTGTACCCCGGAACAGCCCGTAGCTCAGAAAGTAAGTACCCGTAAAATCAATGCGACAAGTGGAGCGGAGATCTTATGGATTAGCGACAATGAGTTTATTACGCTTATGGTTCCAGAAAACAGGGGAAAGGCACCGGAGAAACCCACAGTCCCATCCGGTCCCATCATTCAAGAAAGTACTGGAAAGGTGATGCCCGCTCGTACCTATCAAGACTTGCTGAAAAATCCGTACGACGAGCAATTATTCGACTATTACTTCACCTCCCAATTGGTACGTATAAAAGAGGGCATTGTGTACGAGATCGGAAAACCGGCAATCTACGGCAGTACGCTTTCATTATCCCCGGATAAATCCTTGCTACTTATCGCGACAGTTCATCGTCCGTATTCCTATCAAGTACCGGTATATAACTTCCCACAAAAGTTCGAGCTCATAGACTTACAAGGCAATTCCATTTATACGTTAGCGGATAATCCAACCGTCAATATTCCGATGGGATATGACACGACCTCGCCTTATCCCCGTCAATTCGGATGGAGATCGGATCAACCGGCTACCGTTTACTGGGCGGAAGCGCAAGATAAAGGAGATCCTAAGCAAAACAAGACCGATTTCATGGATATTATCTACCAAATAAGCTATCCGTTCAACAGCGAGAAACAGGAAGTCGCAAAGACAGAGAAACGTTTCCGCAACATCCTGTGGAATGACGATGCTTTCGCTTTATTGATCGAGACTTCCCGGGAGACTCGTAAAAACAGGACATTTACTTTTAAGCCTTGCTCTTCTGAGTCTCCGGTTCTATTATTCGATGTATCCACCGACGATAATTACAACAATCCGGGAAATCCACTTACGATTAAAAATGCGTATGGTAAATATATCGTTTATACCAATAAAGCCCACAATGAGTTATTGATGCTTGCCCAAGGAGCCTCATCTAAAGGGGATATGCCTTACCTTAGCCGTTACAATTTGAAAACAAAAAAGAACACGGAACTTTGGCGCTGCGAGGACGGATATTATGAGACCATCCTAAAGGTAGCGAATCCGGAAAAGCTTCAATTGATCACTTCACGTCAATCCATTACAGAACCAGCGAATCTCTGCTCTCGTGACTTGAAAAAGAAAAAATTCGCTCAATTGACTCATTTCGCCAATCCATATCCGGCCATGGCAAACGTTAGCAAACAAAAGATCAAGTATAAACGTGCGGATGGTTTGGATCTAACAGCGACCGTATACCTCCCTGCCGGATATGATAAAGCGAAGGACGGTCCATTACCTGTCTTAATGTGGGCCTATCCGAGAGAATATAAAAGCAAGGCCGAGGCTTCTCAGGTACGAGGTTCTCAATACATGTTTACGAATATCAACTATGGTTCTCCCGTCTATTGGGTTTTACGTGGATTCTGTATAATGGAAAATGTCGAGATGCCGATCGTTAGTACCAGTGAGGGAGCGGAGCCGAACGATGATTTCATTGAGCAATTGACAATGAACGCCGAGGCGGCCGTAAAAGTTATTTCCGAGATGGGTGTAGGTGATCCGAATCGTGTAGCCGTAGGAGGACATTCCTATGGAGCTTTCATGACAGCGAATCTATTAACACATACCAAACTGTTCAAAGCCGGCATCGCACGTAGCGGGGCTTACAACCGTACGCTTACCCCGTTCGGCTTCCAAACAGAGACCCGTACTTATTGGGAAGTACCGGAAATATATAATGCCATGTCGCCATTCATGTCTGCCGATAAACTACATGGAGCTTTATTAATCATACATGGTGAGATGGATAACAACTCCGGAACCTTTCCGATCCAATCCGAGCGCCTGTTCAGTGCCCTAAAAGGCCACGGGGCGATCGCACGTTATGTCGTATTGCCCTATGAGAGTCATGGCTACGCCGCCAAAGAGAACATATTACATCTATTGTATGAATGTGACCTATGGCTGGATCGTTACGTCAAGAACGCAAAAAAGTAA
- a CDS encoding diaminopimelate dehydrogenase encodes MKKIRAAIVGYGNIGKYVLEALEAAPDFEVAGIIRRNPNDIPDELKAYTVTDSITKLDKVDVAVLATPTRSVEEHAKEILALGINTVDSFDIHGGIVDLRRSLDAVAKAHNTVAVISAGWDPGSDSVVRALLEAMVPKGITYTNFGPGMSMGHTVAVKAIEGVKAALSMTIPLGTGVHRRMVYIEVEDGYDFKQVSAAIKADDYFAHDETHVMQVECVDNLLDMGHGVNLVRKGVSGKTQNQLIEFDMKINNPALTAQILVSVARASLKQQPGAYTMIELPIIDMLYGERENLIRRLV; translated from the coding sequence ATGAAGAAAATTAGAGCCGCCATCGTAGGTTATGGCAACATCGGGAAATATGTGTTAGAGGCCCTTGAAGCTGCCCCGGATTTTGAGGTAGCAGGTATTATTCGTCGTAATCCGAATGATATTCCGGACGAGTTGAAGGCATACACGGTTACTGATAGCATCACCAAGTTAGATAAGGTTGACGTAGCGGTTTTGGCTACTCCTACACGTAGCGTGGAAGAGCATGCGAAAGAGATTCTGGCTTTAGGCATCAATACTGTCGATAGTTTCGATATACACGGAGGTATCGTGGATTTACGTCGTTCTTTGGACGCTGTAGCGAAGGCTCATAATACGGTAGCTGTAATTTCTGCCGGTTGGGATCCGGGAAGCGACTCTGTGGTACGTGCTTTGTTAGAAGCGATGGTGCCGAAAGGTATTACTTATACGAACTTCGGTCCGGGAATGAGTATGGGGCATACGGTTGCCGTGAAGGCTATCGAAGGCGTGAAGGCGGCTTTAAGTATGACGATTCCTTTGGGAACAGGTGTACACCGTCGTATGGTTTATATCGAGGTAGAAGACGGATACGATTTCAAGCAAGTGTCTGCCGCTATCAAGGCGGATGATTATTTCGCTCATGATGAGACTCATGTAATGCAGGTTGAATGTGTCGATAATTTGTTGGACATGGGACATGGTGTGAACTTGGTTCGTAAAGGTGTATCGGGCAAGACTCAGAACCAGTTGATCGAATTCGATATGAAGATCAATAACCCTGCCTTGACCGCTCAAATCTTGGTTTCTGTCGCTCGTGCGAGCTTGAAGCAACAACCGGGCGCATATACGATGATCGAATTGCCGATAATCGATATGCTGTACGGCGAGAGAGAGAACTTAATTAGAAGACTCGTTTAA
- the nagB gene encoding glucosamine-6-phosphate deaminase: MRLIIEPNYEQLSKWAANYVAAKIKAANPTAEKPFVLGLPTGSSPLGMYKNLIELNKQGVVSFQNVITFNMDEYVGLPKDHPESYHSFMWNNFFSHIDIKPENVNILNGNAEDLEAECASYEARMKAVGGVDLFLGGIGPDGHIAFNEPGSSLSSRTRIKTLTTDTIIANSRFFDNDVNKVPKTSVTVGVGTVLDAKEVLIMVNGHNKARALQQAVEGAVNQMWTITALQLHPKGIIVCDEAACADLKVGTYNYFKDIEKDHLCPCSLLK; encoded by the coding sequence ATGAGATTAATTATCGAACCTAATTACGAGCAACTCTCAAAATGGGCTGCCAATTATGTAGCAGCGAAGATCAAAGCCGCGAATCCAACCGCTGAAAAACCATTCGTACTGGGCTTGCCTACCGGATCTTCTCCGCTGGGTATGTACAAGAACCTGATTGAATTGAACAAGCAGGGTGTCGTATCGTTCCAGAACGTGATCACTTTCAATATGGATGAGTATGTCGGCCTTCCGAAAGATCATCCGGAAAGCTATCATTCTTTCATGTGGAATAATTTCTTCAGTCATATCGATATCAAACCGGAGAACGTAAATATCTTGAATGGTAACGCCGAGGATTTGGAGGCTGAGTGTGCGTCTTATGAGGCTCGCATGAAAGCGGTCGGTGGCGTAGACCTGTTCTTGGGTGGTATCGGTCCTGATGGCCATATTGCGTTCAATGAGCCGGGTTCATCTTTGAGTTCTCGTACTCGTATCAAGACGTTAACTACAGATACGATTATCGCTAACTCCCGTTTCTTTGATAATGACGTGAATAAAGTTCCGAAGACTTCTGTAACGGTTGGTGTAGGTACGGTTCTTGACGCTAAGGAGGTATTGATCATGGTAAATGGTCATAACAAGGCTCGTGCGTTGCAACAAGCCGTTGAGGGTGCCGTGAACCAAATGTGGACAATTACCGCCTTGCAGTTGCATCCGAAGGGAATCATTGTTTGCGATGAGGCGGCTTGTGCGGATCTTAAGGTAGGTACTTATAACTATTTCAAGGATATCGAGAAGGATCATCTTTGTCCTTGTTCATTGCTAAAATAA
- the lgt gene encoding prolipoprotein diacylglyceryl transferase: MLDFITWTADPAIFTIGSREIRWYGLAFAIGFAIGYMIVERMWKKEGLPPAWIDSLLIYTMLGTVIGARLGHCLFYAPEYYLANPIEIFKIWEGGLASHGGTLGIIIAIYFYSKRVSHKSMLWAFDKLVVPTGLVAAMIRLGNLMNHEIYGHSTDLPWGFRFIDNLHAWRMGAEPIFTAPSHPTQLYEAACYLVTFAICMWLYFKKEAWKKQGLIFGVFMICVFGSRFFIEFVKNDQEPFEAGMMLNMGQWLSIPFVLAGCWFVWRALRNGKLKIEN; this comes from the coding sequence ATGCTTGATTTTATTACATGGACTGCCGATCCCGCTATCTTTACCATCGGTTCCCGGGAGATTCGTTGGTATGGATTGGCTTTTGCGATTGGTTTCGCTATTGGCTATATGATTGTAGAGCGGATGTGGAAAAAAGAGGGACTGCCGCCCGCATGGATCGATTCCCTTTTGATTTATACGATGCTCGGTACGGTGATTGGTGCCCGTTTGGGGCATTGTTTGTTTTATGCGCCGGAATATTATTTAGCCAACCCGATTGAGATTTTCAAGATTTGGGAGGGAGGATTGGCTAGCCATGGTGGTACGTTAGGTATAATTATCGCCATTTATTTCTACTCGAAGCGAGTAAGCCATAAAAGTATGTTATGGGCTTTCGATAAGTTGGTGGTTCCGACAGGATTGGTAGCTGCTATGATTCGTCTGGGAAACCTGATGAATCATGAGATTTACGGTCATTCCACTGATTTGCCTTGGGGATTTCGTTTTATCGATAATTTACACGCATGGAGAATGGGGGCGGAGCCTATTTTTACAGCTCCGAGCCATCCGACGCAATTGTATGAGGCCGCTTGTTATCTGGTGACGTTCGCTATCTGTATGTGGCTATATTTCAAGAAAGAGGCATGGAAAAAGCAAGGACTTATCTTCGGCGTATTTATGATATGCGTATTCGGGTCTCGTTTCTTCATCGAATTCGTGAAAAATGACCAAGAGCCTTTCGAGGCTGGAATGATGTTGAATATGGGGCAATGGCTAAGTATCCCGTTTGTTTTGGCAGGGTGCTGGTTTGTCTGGAGAGCGCTAAGAAATGGAAAATTAAAAATTGAGAATTGA
- a CDS encoding FprA family A-type flavoprotein, giving the protein MYKLKEIADKVYYVGVNDRQKALFENMWPLPYGVSYNSYLIVDEKTVLIDTVDVCYSDIFLKKVADALDGRSLDYLVVNHMEPDHAGSIRLLRQQYPDVQIVGNNKTFGMLEGYHGIKEGLFEVKEGDTLNTGRHELVFYMAPMVHWPEVMVTYDVTDKIVFSADAFGTYGTLDGGVIDTEMNVEHYWEEMIRYYSNIVGKYGSPVQRALQKLSGLDIQTICSTHGPVWREYASKAIDIYDRMSRYEGEEGVVIIYGSMYGNTEQMAEAIAASLADNGIKNIVMHNVSKSPSSYILKDVFKYKGVIVGSPTYSNQLFPEVEAVLSKIELREVKNRIFGYFGSFTWAGAAVKRLAAFGEKMKWETVGTPVEQKQGLSATKYEECLALGKEMAGKLKMEN; this is encoded by the coding sequence ATGTACAAGTTAAAAGAAATTGCGGATAAAGTTTATTATGTAGGAGTTAATGACCGTCAAAAGGCCCTCTTCGAGAATATGTGGCCGTTGCCATACGGCGTTTCCTATAACTCGTACTTGATCGTAGACGAGAAAACCGTATTGATCGATACGGTCGATGTTTGTTACTCTGATATTTTCTTGAAAAAAGTAGCGGATGCCTTGGACGGACGTTCTTTGGATTATCTCGTGGTAAATCATATGGAGCCGGATCATGCGGGAAGTATCCGTTTGTTGCGTCAGCAATATCCGGACGTACAGATTGTCGGAAACAATAAGACTTTCGGAATGCTGGAAGGATATCATGGCATCAAGGAAGGCTTGTTTGAGGTGAAAGAGGGTGATACCTTGAATACGGGTCGTCATGAGCTTGTATTTTATATGGCTCCGATGGTGCATTGGCCGGAAGTGATGGTTACTTATGACGTTACGGATAAAATCGTATTCTCCGCGGATGCGTTCGGTACGTATGGCACATTGGATGGTGGTGTGATCGATACGGAGATGAACGTGGAGCATTATTGGGAAGAGATGATTCGCTATTACTCCAACATTGTCGGAAAATATGGAAGTCCAGTACAAAGGGCATTACAGAAGCTTTCGGGCTTGGATATCCAGACGATTTGCTCTACCCATGGACCTGTTTGGCGTGAATATGCGTCGAAAGCGATCGATATCTATGACCGTATGAGCCGCTACGAAGGTGAGGAAGGCGTGGTTATTATTTATGGCAGCATGTATGGTAACACGGAGCAGATGGCTGAGGCGATCGCCGCTTCTTTGGCTGATAATGGCATCAAGAATATTGTGATGCATAATGTTAGCAAAAGCCCTTCTTCTTATATCTTGAAAGATGTGTTCAAATATAAGGGAGTTATCGTAGGTAGCCCGACTTATAGCAATCAATTGTTCCCAGAGGTGGAAGCTGTGTTGAGTAAGATCGAGTTGCGTGAGGTGAAAAATCGTATTTTCGGTTATTTCGGGTCTTTCACATGGGCTGGAGCCGCCGTGAAACGTTTGGCGGCTTTTGGCGAGAAGATGAAGTGGGAGACTGTCGGTACGCCGGTTGAGCAGAAGCAAGGTTTAAGCGCTACTAAATACGAGGAGTGTTTAGCCTTGGGCAAGGAAATGGCTGGGAAATTGAAAATGGAGAATTGA
- a CDS encoding metallophosphoesterase family protein has translation MSVRKWMFAGALLLAAGLSSLGFAQKPGLKFNPDKKFKIVQFTDLHVKWQDPRSDIAFERMNQVLDDEKPDLVIFTGDIIYSKPALENMRNVLKKVSDRKIPFSIVFGNHDNEQGATKEELLKVAESLPYSLTADEVPEISGVGNYALTVRSSDGKKDAFVLYCIDSNTYSTIKGVKGYDYIKRDQIDWYCKKSAEFTRNNGGEPVPSLAFFHIALPEFNQAASDENAQLYGIRREKACAPALNSGLFTAIKENGDVMGIFVGHDHDDDYAVCWYDVLLAYGRFTGGPTEYIHIPNGARVIELNEGARTFKTWIRTKAGVEQLTTYPDSFVKE, from the coding sequence ATGAGTGTGAGAAAGTGGATGTTTGCCGGGGCCTTGTTATTGGCCGCCGGCTTGAGTTCTTTGGGATTTGCCCAAAAACCGGGGTTGAAGTTTAATCCGGATAAGAAGTTTAAGATTGTACAGTTTACGGACTTGCATGTGAAATGGCAAGACCCTCGTTCGGACATCGCTTTTGAGCGTATGAACCAAGTGTTGGATGACGAGAAACCGGACTTGGTGATTTTTACGGGAGATATTATCTATAGCAAGCCTGCGTTGGAAAATATGCGGAATGTATTGAAGAAAGTCTCCGACCGTAAAATACCATTCTCCATTGTTTTCGGAAATCATGATAATGAGCAGGGGGCGACAAAAGAGGAGTTGCTGAAAGTAGCCGAAAGCCTACCGTATAGTTTAACGGCGGATGAGGTTCCCGAAATCTCAGGCGTGGGTAATTACGCCTTGACCGTACGTTCCTCCGACGGGAAGAAGGATGCTTTCGTCTTGTATTGCATCGATTCGAATACCTATTCAACTATCAAGGGGGTAAAAGGATACGATTATATTAAGCGTGACCAGATCGATTGGTATTGTAAGAAAAGCGCAGAGTTTACCCGGAATAACGGGGGAGAGCCGGTTCCTTCTTTGGCTTTCTTCCATATTGCGTTGCCGGAGTTTAATCAAGCGGCTTCCGATGAGAATGCCCAACTCTATGGCATACGTAGGGAAAAGGCATGCGCTCCGGCCTTGAATTCCGGCTTATTTACGGCGATTAAGGAGAACGGGGACGTGATGGGTATATTTGTCGGTCATGATCATGACGATGATTATGCGGTTTGCTGGTATGACGTATTATTGGCTTACGGTCGTTTTACGGGTGGTCCGACGGAATACATCCATATACCAAATGGAGCACGTGTGATCGAATTGAACGAGGGAGCCCGTACCTTCAAGACTTGGATTCGTACGAAAGCCGGTGTAGAGCAGCTTACTACCTATCCGGATTCATTCGTGAAAGAGTGA
- a CDS encoding RagB/SusD family nutrient uptake outer membrane protein → MKNIQLFKHIAAGLLLSGSLIGTSCSSDYMDTIPTENVSFTTVSTSLDNLYLALNGIHRKMVSQDLGNQGLGGEPGFIIGREALADDLTWDTQTWHQGFLNWSYPTNATSSYNSGEWETYYKFILNANNILKALNDNFSDESKLTDSEKALANHIKGECLAIRAWSHFNLVQYYAKPYRNGQDNSQPGVPYRTSPEIEPMARNTVEEVYTKIHGDLDEALNLLADYEPNDKNHYSLASVYGLKARALLTQQKYADAATAAVNSINEAEKDGCKIMSQSELMNGFANITSATKEAMYAAMTQNDQTVYFYSFYAYMSWNFNSSSIRTGIKCISQSTYDLMSPTDLRRQWWDPTGKAEVPATSYNQRVYQNRKFTARSTADAVGDFAFMRISEMYLTAAEAFARSNQDAKAKEYLQALLKERDPEYKDLGNTGAKLADEIMTHRRIELWGEGFRWFDLKRLGLPLDRTGSNFDATFCGFLHKDPNADGWIFEIPKKETDFNDLIEKNY, encoded by the coding sequence ATGAAAAATATACAATTATTCAAACACATCGCAGCAGGACTGCTTCTAAGTGGCTCTCTGATCGGCACAAGCTGTTCCAGCGATTATATGGATACAATCCCAACCGAGAACGTTTCATTCACGACAGTATCCACTTCGCTCGACAATCTTTATCTTGCACTGAACGGTATTCATCGTAAGATGGTATCTCAAGACTTAGGCAACCAAGGTTTGGGAGGTGAGCCCGGTTTCATCATCGGTCGAGAAGCGTTAGCTGATGATTTGACATGGGACACGCAGACTTGGCATCAAGGTTTCTTAAACTGGAGTTATCCAACGAACGCAACAAGTTCGTACAACTCCGGTGAGTGGGAAACTTATTATAAGTTCATTTTGAATGCAAACAACATCTTGAAAGCGTTGAATGATAACTTTAGCGATGAGTCAAAACTCACAGATAGCGAAAAAGCGCTTGCGAACCATATCAAGGGCGAGTGTTTGGCAATTCGTGCATGGAGTCATTTCAATCTAGTACAATATTATGCGAAACCATATCGTAACGGACAGGACAACTCTCAACCGGGAGTTCCTTATCGTACGAGTCCGGAAATCGAGCCTATGGCACGTAATACGGTAGAAGAGGTGTACACAAAGATTCACGGGGACTTAGACGAAGCGTTGAACTTATTGGCAGACTATGAGCCAAATGATAAGAATCATTATAGCCTAGCATCGGTTTACGGATTGAAAGCACGTGCTCTTCTGACTCAACAGAAATACGCAGACGCAGCTACGGCCGCAGTGAATTCTATCAATGAAGCAGAGAAAGATGGCTGTAAGATCATGTCTCAGTCTGAATTGATGAATGGTTTCGCTAATATCACTTCCGCTACGAAAGAGGCGATGTATGCCGCAATGACACAGAATGACCAAACGGTTTATTTCTACTCTTTCTATGCGTATATGTCTTGGAACTTCAACTCCAGCTCTATCCGCACAGGTATCAAATGTATCAGCCAAAGTACTTACGACTTAATGTCGCCAACCGATCTTCGCCGTCAATGGTGGGATCCGACAGGAAAGGCAGAAGTACCCGCAACTTCTTACAACCAGCGTGTTTATCAGAACCGCAAGTTCACGGCACGCTCTACAGCTGATGCTGTAGGTGATTTTGCCTTCATGCGTATCAGCGAAATGTACTTGACTGCAGCCGAGGCTTTCGCTCGTTCCAATCAAGACGCAAAAGCAAAGGAATATTTGCAAGCCTTGTTGAAAGAACGTGATCCAGAGTACAAGGATTTGGGTAACACTGGCGCAAAACTAGCGGATGAGATCATGACACATCGCCGTATCGAACTTTGGGGCGAAGGTTTCCGTTGGTTCGACTTGAAACGTCTAGGTTTGCCATTGGATAGAACCGGGTCTAATTTTGACGCTACTTTCTGTGGTTTCTTGCACAAGGATCCGAATGCTGATGGTTGGATCTTCGAGATTCCAAAAAAGGAAACAGATTTCAACGACTTGATCGAAAAGAACTATTAA